The proteins below are encoded in one region of Drosophila santomea strain STO CAGO 1482 chromosome 3R, Prin_Dsan_1.1, whole genome shotgun sequence:
- the LOC120454588 gene encoding FGFR1 oncogene partner 2 homolog: MESAEPIVSGSALIKTFQDLIKCLAELEVKADELLIDAEKVDQELTNCRKFREEQLVKYLTEKNDDEEQMQLLRENIELKETSAEFHRGIALIMEKYREHSEGDMFIDSYQLKEQYLAGLAKVVQEQDARIERMVEMMKLTADFEDRSSDENQQIMSQLAGENEQMRRQLQISSTDELFSQGTLGSSESGTQIGPDDSLDPDGTRANSICSIESFLSCLSPSNMEDVSECSSNESLLSELEVTGFIEEALAERHEEKSCNLED, from the coding sequence ATGGAGAGCGCGGAGCCTATCGTATCGGGAAGCGCACTAATCAAGACGTTCCAGGACCTTATCAAATGCCTGGCCGAACTGGAGGTCAAGGCCGATGAGCTGCTAATCGACGCCGAAAAGGTGGACCAGGAGTTGACCAACTGTCGCAAGTTTCGCGAGGAGCAGCTGGTGAAGTATCTGACGGAGAAGAATGACGACGAGGAGCAGATGCAGCTGCTGCGGGAAAACATCGAGCTCAAGGAGACCAGCGCCGAGTTCCATCGGGGCATTGCGTTGATCATGGAGAAGTATCGGGAACACAGCGAAGGCGACATGTTCATCGATAGCTACCAGCTGAAGGAGCAGTACCTGGCCGGCTTGGCGAAGGTGGTCCAAGAGCAGGATGCCCGAATCGAGCGCATGGTGGAGATGATGAAGCTGACTGCCGACTTCGAGGACCGAAGTAGTGACGAGAACCAGCAGATCATGTCTCAGCTGGCGGGGGAAAATGAGCAGATGCGCCGCCAGTTGCAGATCAGTAGCACCGATGAGCTGTTCAGCCAGGGAACCCTGGGCTCCAGCGAAAGTGGCACCCAGATCGGACCAGACGACTCCTTAGATCCGGATGGCACCCGGGCAAATAGCATCTGCAGCATAGAGAGCTTCCTGTCCTGCCTCTCGCCGAGCAACATGGAGGATGTTTCGGAGTGCTCCTCCAACGAATCGCTGCTGAGTGAGCTGGAAGTGACTGGCTTTATTGAGGAGGCTCTGGCCGAGCGTCACGAGGAGAAGTCCTGCAATCTGGAGGACTAG